The genomic DNA GTCTATAAAACCACCGATGGCGGTGAAACCTGGACGCGCGTCGGGCTTGAAAAAACCGAGCGCATTGCCCGGATTGTGGTTGATCCCCGCAAATCTGACACGGTGTATGTCGCAGCGCTGGGTTCCCTGTGGTCAGCGGGCGAAGACCGTGGTCTGTATAAAACGACTGACGGAGGGAAAACCTGGACAAAGATTCTCTATGTCAACGCCGATACCGGCTGCGCGGATGTGGCACTCGACCCGCAGGAGCCGGACATCCTCTATGCGTCCACTTGGCAGTTTCGCCGCCAGCCCTGGACGTTCACGTCGGGCGGGCCGGGCAGCGGTTTGCATAAATCCACCGACGGGGGCAAGACCTGGAAAAAGCTGACGAACGGCTTGCCCGACGGCGAGCTAGGGCGCATCGCCGTGGCAGTTGCGCCGTCGCGCCCGAACGTGGTCTATGCCAACGTCGAAAGCCGCAAAACGGCGCTCTATGTGTCGCAGGACCTGGGCGAAAGCTGGACGAAGGTCAACGACACGAACGCCAGTGTCAAATCGCGACCGTTTTATTTCAGCTTGGTCGTGGTGGACCCAAAAGATTACCGGCGCGTCTATAAGCCGGCGACAACCCTGGCCCGCAGCCAGGATGGCGGCAAAACCTTTGAAACCATCGCCGGCAGCACGCACAGCGATCATCACGCCCTCTGGATCAATCCCGCCAATCCCGACCACCTGCGGCTTGGAACGGATGGGGGCGTGTATGAATCCATGAACGGCGGCCGTACCTTTCGCCTGCTGCGTTCGCTGCCGGTATCGCAGTTCTACCACGTCACGGCGGACAACGAGCGCCCCTACAACGTGTATGGTGGTCTCCAGGACAACGGCACATGGATGGCCCCGTCGCACAAGTCCGGCGGCATTGCCAATGCCGATTGGCGGGACATCGGCTTTGGCGACGGCTTCTGGGCAATTCCCGACCCCACGGACGCCAATCTGGTGTACCTCGAATCGCAGGGCGGCAACCTTGCGCGCTGGCATCGGCGCACGAACGAAACCAAGTTCATTGCCCCGCCGGAGCGTCCCGGTGAGAAGCTCCGCTTCAACTGGAATTCACCGATTGCCGTCGGGCGCAAAAATCCGGCGAACCTCTATTTCGGCGCGCAGTACTTGTTTTTGTCGCGGGACAAAGGCGAGTCGTGGACGCGCATTTCCCCTGATCTGACAACCAATGACCCGGCCAAGCAGAAGCAGGAAGAATCGGGCGGGCTGACGATTGACAACTCCACAGCCGAAAATCACTGCACGATCTTTACCATTAGTGAATCTCCGCTGGACGAAAAAATCATCTGGGTCGGCACAGACGACGGCAACCTGCAAGTGACGCGCGACGGCGGGAAAACCTGGACGAATGTTGCGCGCAACCTGCCGGGGCTGCCGGCCCAGACGTGGTGTAGCTGCGTCGAAGCCTCGCGTTTTGCGGTGGGAACGGCCTATGCCACGTTCGACGGCCACCGCACCGGCGACATGGCAACCTATGCCTATCGGACGGATGACTTCGGGCAGACGTGGCGGCGCATCACGGATGGGGATGCCACAGGCTACGCCCATGTCATCCGGGAAGACACCCTGGCGCGTGACCTGCTCTTTCTGGGGACAGAAATGGGCTTCTTTGTCTCGCTTGACCGGGGCGAACGGTGGGTGAAGTTCACCGGCGGGCTGCCCAGCGGACTGCCCATTTACGATGTGTTTGTTCATCCCCGCGAAGGTGATGTGATATTGGCAACCCATGGGCGCGGCATCTACATTGTGGATGATATTTCGCCGCTGCGGCAGTTGACGCCGGAAGTCATCGCGCGCGAGGTTGCCTTTCTGGAAACCCGCCCGTCAGTGCTCAGAACACCAACGCTTGGCCAGAGTTTTCCAGGGGATGATGAGTTTCGTGGCGCGCCGCTCCCCGATGCCGCCATCATTACGTACTACTTGAAAGAACGGCACGTCATTGGTGATTTTCGCGTCGAGATTTACAATCCGGCTGGAGACTTGATCTCAACCCTGCCGGGCGGCAAGCGAAAAGGCATCAATCGGGTGGAGTGGCCGACACGGCTCAAGCCGCCGCGGGTGCCGCGTTCGGAAGCCGCGCCATTTCCGTTGCCTGGGCCAACCGTGCTGGAGGGAACCTATACGGTCAAGCTCATCAAGGACAAACAGGTTTACACCGGGGCCGTAACGTTGGTTGCCGACCCGACGTCGCCCCATCGTCCGGCCGACCGGCAGTTGCGGCAGCGGACGCAACTGGAACTCTATGCCTTGCTGGAACAGTTAGCCTATGTGGATGCGGCGTTGATTGACATGCGTGATACGGCGCGCGCCCGCCTCACGGGATTGCCGGCAGGAGATGCGCTGGCCAAGCAACTTACGGCGCTGGCCGAGCGGTGCCAGACGCTGCGGGCGGCACTGGTCGCCACCCGCGAGGGCGGCATCACTGGCGAGGAACAGTTGCGCGAAAAGCTGGCCGACCTGTACGGCAAGATTAGTTACTACGGCGGGCGGCCGTCGGCGTCGCAGTTGGCACTGGTTGGACCGTACCGCCAGGCGGTGGAGCAGGCCGAGGCGCAGCTCAAGGCGCTAGCGGCTGGAGAGCTGGCGGCGGTCAATGCCGCCTTGAAGGGACGCAACTTGGCGGCCATCGAGCTGCTGACGCGCGAAGCGTATGACCGCCGCCCGTGACCAGACGGCGCGTTCCCGGCCGGAAGTTCAACGCGGGGGCGCGGACGTGGACTGCCTCACGGGTCACGGCCGGCCTGGCGCGCCCCAGACGGAAACGAGGCTTGCCGCTCATCGGCCTGCTTTCTACCATAGAATCGAAGACATCCGGCTTTCTGCCCCACGAAGCCGGAGTTAGCCCACGGCGGCGTGACCAAGGTGGGACAACAAATAGAAAGTGGAGACTTTACATGGAAGCCATATCTGGCAACGCGGCGCGTGACAACCTGCTGCCCTTGACGGTCGAGCGCGTCGCGGAAGCCAACCTCCCCACGGAATTCGGACTGTTTCGCATCATCGGATACCGCAGCCTGACCAGTGACGAAGAGTTTGTCGTGCTCCTCAAGGGCGTACCCAACCCACAGGTTCCAACGCTCGTCCGAATTCATTCCCAGTGCCTGACCGGAGACGTGTTTCACTCCATCAAGTGCGATTGCGGCCCACAGTTGCAACGCGCCATGGAAAAAATCGCGGCTACCGGGCTGGGTGTCATCGTCTATCAGCATCAGGAAGGCCGCGGCATCGGCATTTTGAACAAGATTCGGGCGTATGCGCTCCAGGACCAAGGCGCGGACACCATCGAGGCGAATGTTCGACTGGGCTTCGACGTGGACGCCCGCGACTATACGCAATGCGTCGAAATCCTGCAGGAACTGGGACTGAAGAAAATTCGCCTGATGTCCAACAACCCGCTCAAGCTGGAGGCGCTCCAGAACGCCGGACTGGAAGTTGTCGAGCGCGTGCCGATTGAACTCGCCCCACGGGCCCCGTCAGTCGGCTACCTCCGCACGAAAAAGGAAAAAATGGGACACCTACTGAGCGTCGTCTAGCGACGCCGGTTGGTGTGGGCGGGACGGGCCGACCCCCGGCGGCCCTGTACCGTTTCCACCGCAACCACATCACGTTCTTCCGTGCCGCACCCAAGACCGCGATGAATGCTCGCGCGGCTCTAGGGTGTGGCTTTATTCCCGCCAGCTCAAGCGCGAGATACCACTCGAACGCCTGGCTTTGGAAAGTCGCGTTTTGCCTAGCTTGGCGGTGCCCAGCGCGGGTTGAAGTCTTTGTCCACCAGCCGCGCCCGTACGCCTTCGGCATAATCGGGATGCCGAATGGCCTGGCGAGCTAGCTCGCCTTCCCGAGCAAAGGCGGCTTCGAGCGACGCCGGCGGCGAGCTACAGAGCAGTTCCCAGGTGAGCGCCACACTGAAGGGCGATGCCGCCCGCAAGCTCTGCGCCGCTTGCGTTGAGCGTTCGTCGGTGGCGGTCTCCAGCGAGGACAGTATCTCGGCCGGCGAGCCGTGGGCAAAATGGGTTTCAATCCACTCGTCGCGCGCGATGCTCGGCGGTGGCACCTGCGCCAGGGCATCGAGCGCCACGGCAGCCGGTGCGGCTTGCAGGCGGTCAACCAAGTCGGCCACCGGCGGCGCGTCAAGGTAGTGGGTTGCCAATCCAAGCGCCCGCGCCGTCGCCCCGTCAATGCTCGCGCCGGTCAGCGCCAGATACCGTCCCCATGCGCCCGGAAGCTGCCGCAAAAACCAACTTGCGCCGACATCTGGGAAAAAGCCGATGTGAACTTCCGGCATTGCCAAGCGGGTCGTTGGCGTGGCAACGCGATGGCGCGCACCAATCGCCAGCCCCAAGCCACCACCCATGGTGACGCCTTCCATCAGCGCGACAATCGGCTTCGGAAAGGTGTGCAACCGCAAATCAAGCGCATACTCGACAGCAAAAAACTCGTCACCCAGTTCTGGTTGACCGTCGAGTACACACTGGCGCAGCCACTTCACATCCGCGCCGGCGCAGAAGCCACGCGCGCCGGCGCCGCGCAGGACGACCGACTGGATGGTTTCATCCGCGGCAATGTCGTCGAGCGCGCGGTCCAGCGCCCGGAGCATGGCCGTCGTCAAAACGTTGATGACCTGGGGGCGGTTGAGCGTGAGCAAGGCGACCTTGCCGGTTTTCTCGAAACGTAGGTGTTCTTCGTGCATAGCGAATCGTGTCAAGGCAGCGACGCCGCGGATGGTGGCTCACAGCGCCTGGTTCGTCTAGTCCCGGTTCCACGAGGTGGCGCACGCTTGGCGCGCAAGCTACGTATGCCAACGCACAAAGCGCGTGAAACCACCGGCAAGTTGGGCTACGCTCGCCGCGCGGTGGGCACAACGCGCCTACCAACTTCATCCGTGCAATGCACCGAGGAACATCATCTATGGGACGCAAAAAAATTACGGTGGTCGGCGCTGGGAACGTCGGCGCGACCGTGGCTGAACTCCTTGTCCTCAAGGAACTGGGCGATGTCGTGCTAGTTGACATCGTCGAAGGTCTGCCCCAGGGCAAGGGACTCGATTTGAATGAAATGGCCCCGGTCGAAAGGTATGATGCGCTCGTCACCGGGGTCAACGACTATGACGCCACGCAAGCTTCGGATGTCGTGGTGATTACGTCCGGTGCGCCCCGCAAGCCGGGCATGAGCCGCGACGATTTGGTGGAAATCAACCAAAAGATCGTGTCGAGTGTGACCGAGCAGGTCGCGCCACGGTCACCCAACGCGATCCTGGTCATCGTCGCCAATCCGCTCGATGCCATGTGTACCGTCGCGCACCGGGTGTCGGGTTTTCCACGTGAGCGGGTCGTCGGTATGGCGGGCGTGCTGGACTCGGCCCGGATGCGCTACTTTCTGGCCGACGCCCTCAAGGTGTCGGTGGAAAACATCACGGCGTTCGTTCTGGGCGGGCATGGCGATACCATGGTGCCGCTGCCGCGCTACTCGACCTGCGCCGGTATTCCCATTCCTGAGCTTCTGCCGGCCGAGACCATCGCGGCCATCGTCGAACGGACGCGCAATGGCGGGGCCGAGATAGTCAAGCTGCTCGGCACATCGGCCTGGTACGCGCCGGCCGCGGCAACCGTCGAAATGGTCGAGGCCATCCTCAAGGACAAGAAGAAGATTCTTCCGTGCGCGGCTTTGCTTCAGGGTGAGTATGGGCTGGAGGGCTTGTTTATCGGCGTGCCCGTCAAGCTGGGTGCGGGTGGCGTCGAGCAAATCATCGAAATCAAGCTCACCGAAGACGAGTCGGCGGCCCTGAAAAAGTCGGCGGCGGCCGTGCAGGAGCTCGTCAATCTGCTGAAGTGAGCGCACTTGATGTTGACGGGTCCGGGCCTTGGCGGTCAGTCATCGGAAGCCAGCAGCGCGCCCGTGCGACTGGCCGCCATCACCTGACATACGGCGCCAAAGACCTCGTCCACCGTCACCGGGCGCGACGGGAGCGCGTACAGCAGTCGGTCGCGCCTCCCACGCGGCGCGAGATAGCTTGAATCGAAGTCACCGTTCATGACGACGACGCTAGGGGTGCGCACCGCGACGGCCAGGTGAACCGGGGCGCAATTGCTGCCGACCACGACCGATGCCTGCGCCAGCGCAGCCGCCAGCGTGGCGACGCCAGGACGCCGGAGCACCACGGGCTTGAGGTTGTGGCGCTTCCACTCAGGCCGCAGCCGCTCGGTGAGGCCCGGTTCTTCTTCAGTCTCAATAACCAGCAACTGGACGCCATATTCCATTACCAGTCGTGTTCCTAGCTCGGCAAAATATTCGCTTGGCCAGACCTGGGGGGCAAAACCAACGGTCGGATGCAGGGCAATCGTCAGGCGGTCATCGCGCCAGCCAAGTTTGGCAAGCTTTTGGGTTTCGGCCAGCCGCGCGTCCGGCGGCAGCGTCAACTGCGGCGTTGGCAGCGGCGGCGGGACGCCAAGCTCGGCGATGAGCATCGCTACGGCGTCGGTGAGGTGTGGTCTGGTTCGGCCGGCCGCGGGACGGCGAACGAGACGCTTCCGCGCCCGGATGAGGAACGTTCCGGCTTGTTCGACAGCATCTTCGGTCAGCGTCACGACCGCGTCGAAGGACGTCTGCCGCAGTGCCGTCAGCGCGCGCAGGGCTTTGACGAGTGATGGATGCGAGACGGTCGAACGATGGGCACCCAGTGCCAACGTCGTATCCACGCAACCGGCCAGGCGCGCCACCTGGCAGGCAAAGTCCGGCGCGGCAAGCCAGATGCGCGTTTGCCCAAGGTGTTTGCGCGCGGCCTGGAGGGCAGGCAGGCTCAGGAGAAACTCGACCCGGCTGCCGCTATGGGTGAAAAGAAGCTGCTGCACGTTCTGGAGGCGGCGCGGTTCGCGCTCAGTGGGGTCGGACTAGGTGTAGCTCTTGCGCGCCCGCCACGTCACATTCGGGCGACGCACGAGAACGCGAATCTCATGCGTCAACCCATCGTACCCCTGCGGCGGGTAGAAGCCAATCGTATATTGGGCGCGTAATTCCTCGACGATTGCCCCAAAGTGGGTCTCCAAGTGCGTGCCGCCGGGCGAGCGGATGTAGCGTCCGCCGGTGGTCGTTGCCAGCTCGGCCAGCCAGGCAGCGTGGCGGACTTCAGCCGGGGAGCGACTTGGAAACTGCGGGTCATGCAAGTCAATGGCATAGACCAAAACATCGGCCTGCGCTGCCTCGTGGATAACTGCTGGCGGGTGCGTATCGCTCGCTGTATCCGCTCCGTCGGAGATGAGCACGATGGCTCGGCGCTGTTCCGGGCGCGCATCGAGCGCCTCGATGACGACGCGCAGTCCATCATACAGGCGCGTTCTTCCACGCGCCCGCAGTTCCCACAACCGGGGGTTGACCATCCGAGCTGAGGAGAAGTCCTGAACTCGCTCAACCTCATTGCCAAACGTGTAAACCGCAACGGCATCGTCCGCACGAATCAACGACTGGAAGTGCGCGGCCGCGGCGCGCGCGGCGCGCAACTTGGTGCGCATGCTATCGCTCGCGTCAATCATGATTGCCGCACAGAATGGGGCGTTTTCGGCGCTGAAGTGTTCGATGCGCTGGGCCACGCCGTCCTGAAAGATTCTGAAGTCCTCCTGGCGCAACCCGCGCACGTAGTTGCCCTGCCCATCCATCACAGTCACGTTGACGAGCACCAACTCTGTCGTCAGCCGCAGCACGTCGTCTTCGCCGGACTTGGGATTCTGGGCCAACAGTCGTGGCGCGACCAGGCTACCCATGCATGCCCCTAACCAAGTCTGTAACCAGCGCCGTCGCGCCGACGAGTACGGAGATGAATGTTTCGACATTGGGAACACCCTTCCTCGTGGGTCGCCGGAGGTGGTTTGCTAGCGCCGAACCCAGGCTTAGTTACCCCGGAGACTACGGGACAAACGCAGGATGCGCGCCGTCCGCGACAGGATGCCAACGGACACCGTATGGCGAGAGACCCGCTCCGACTGCTGGCGCACTTCCACGCCCAACTGAACGAGCAAGCCAACCTGCGCGGCAAAGTCATCGGGCAAGGGGTGGGCATCCTCCCCGTCGCCCCGGCCACCCTGTAGCTCACGAATCCGCCGGGCAAGTTTTTCGACCTGCTTGAAGTCATCCAAGTCTTGATTTGATAGCTGCGGCCGCGTGCCCGCAGGGACGGCATCAAATCGCTTCGCAAGGCGGCGGGTCAGGGTTTCAAGCGCCTGACTGGCCTGGCGCAAATCCCGCAGGGTGCGTTCCTCGCGGTCACGTTGTCGGCTGGCTTCCAGGTTGCGCTCAAACTCGCTCGGTGATTGCGCCAGCGCGCGGCCACTTGGCATGCCAACTCCTGCCAACAAGGCCAGTAACAGCAGCCGTGTCGCCCACCCGCGATTTGTTTCACCCGTACAGAACACGCACCCACACTCCACGCCCCAAGCTTGGCACTTGAGATACTACGGAGCAGATAAAAGTCCGCAAGTGAGTCACGGCACGGTGTTGGTTTCCTTGCCTGTCAAGCTCCCGAATCAAAATAAAGCACATTTTGTCTTTGTGATTTTTGGAAAAACCATTGACAAGCTCTCATGCCATCTTTATACACCAAATGTTGTGGTGTAGGTTTTCTTGAACACAAGCAAATTCACACCACAGAATATTGTGGTTCAGTCCATCCAAACACCGCAAAGGAGATTCCCCATGGCGACCAAACGCAAAACGACGGCAAGTACCGACGAACCCAAAAACTCACCCAAGAAAGCGCCCGCCGCCAAGAAAACTGCCACGGTTGAGGCTGCCGTGACGGCAACGGCTAAAAAAGCGACTCCCAAAAAGGCGGCGGACCCGAAAGAACCCGCCAAGCCTGTAGCGGCAGCCACGAAGCCAGAAGCTGAAAAGCCACAGGCCAAAAAGTCAGCCGCCGCCAAGCCAGAACCTGCCAAGAAAGAACCCGCGCAGAAGGCAACGCCTCAGAAAGAAACCAAGTCGAAGGCGGCAGCCAAGGTGGCTCCAGCGGAGAAGCCAGATGTGAAAGCGGTCAAGTCAGCGACGAAACCCACAGCAGACAAGAAGGCTGAAAAGAAACCAGCCGCAAAACCCGCTGAAGCCGCGCCGGAGCCGGTCAAGAAGTCAACGAAGAAAACGGCCAAAGCTGAAGCGCCAGCCGCGCCAACCAAGAAGCCAACGACGAA from Chloracidobacterium validum includes the following:
- a CDS encoding glycosyltransferase family 9 protein — its product is MQQLLFTHSGSRVEFLLSLPALQAARKHLGQTRIWLAAPDFACQVARLAGCVDTTLALGAHRSTVSHPSLVKALRALTALRQTSFDAVVTLTEDAVEQAGTFLIRARKRLVRRPAAGRTRPHLTDAVAMLIAELGVPPPLPTPQLTLPPDARLAETQKLAKLGWRDDRLTIALHPTVGFAPQVWPSEYFAELGTRLVMEYGVQLLVIETEEEPGLTERLRPEWKRHNLKPVVLRRPGVATLAAALAQASVVVGSNCAPVHLAVAVRTPSVVVMNGDFDSSYLAPRGRRDRLLYALPSRPVTVDEVFGAVCQVMAASRTGALLASDD
- a CDS encoding WD40/YVTN/BNR-like repeat-containing protein codes for the protein MSNLKLFLTAAFALGCLASTFTLAQERPAPATQSRPTAPPKLDASMLGAVTARSIGPATMSGRIAALDVVNANPKVIYVGAASGGIWKSVDGGLVFRPIFDKHTQSIGAIAIDQAQPETVWVGTGEGWTRNSVSIGNGVYKTTDGGETWTRVGLEKTERIARIVVDPRKSDTVYVAALGSLWSAGEDRGLYKTTDGGKTWTKILYVNADTGCADVALDPQEPDILYASTWQFRRQPWTFTSGGPGSGLHKSTDGGKTWKKLTNGLPDGELGRIAVAVAPSRPNVVYANVESRKTALYVSQDLGESWTKVNDTNASVKSRPFYFSLVVVDPKDYRRVYKPATTLARSQDGGKTFETIAGSTHSDHHALWINPANPDHLRLGTDGGVYESMNGGRTFRLLRSLPVSQFYHVTADNERPYNVYGGLQDNGTWMAPSHKSGGIANADWRDIGFGDGFWAIPDPTDANLVYLESQGGNLARWHRRTNETKFIAPPERPGEKLRFNWNSPIAVGRKNPANLYFGAQYLFLSRDKGESWTRISPDLTTNDPAKQKQEESGGLTIDNSTAENHCTIFTISESPLDEKIIWVGTDDGNLQVTRDGGKTWTNVARNLPGLPAQTWCSCVEASRFAVGTAYATFDGHRTGDMATYAYRTDDFGQTWRRITDGDATGYAHVIREDTLARDLLFLGTEMGFFVSLDRGERWVKFTGGLPSGLPIYDVFVHPREGDVILATHGRGIYIVDDISPLRQLTPEVIAREVAFLETRPSVLRTPTLGQSFPGDDEFRGAPLPDAAIITYYLKERHVIGDFRVEIYNPAGDLISTLPGGKRKGINRVEWPTRLKPPRVPRSEAAPFPLPGPTVLEGTYTVKLIKDKQVYTGAVTLVADPTSPHRPADRQLRQRTQLELYALLEQLAYVDAALIDMRDTARARLTGLPAGDALAKQLTALAERCQTLRAALVATREGGITGEEQLREKLADLYGKISYYGGRPSASQLALVGPYRQAVEQAEAQLKALAAGELAAVNAALKGRNLAAIELLTREAYDRRP
- a CDS encoding histone, yielding MATKRKTTASTDEPKNSPKKAPAAKKTATVEAAVTATAKKATPKKAADPKEPAKPVAAATKPEAEKPQAKKSAAAKPEPAKKEPAQKATPQKETKSKAAAKVAPAEKPDVKAVKSATKPTADKKAEKKPAAKPAEAAPEPVKKSTKKTAKAEAPAAPTKKPTTKKAK
- a CDS encoding enoyl-CoA hydratase/isomerase family protein, whose translation is MHEEHLRFEKTGKVALLTLNRPQVINVLTTAMLRALDRALDDIAADETIQSVVLRGAGARGFCAGADVKWLRQCVLDGQPELGDEFFAVEYALDLRLHTFPKPIVALMEGVTMGGGLGLAIGARHRVATPTTRLAMPEVHIGFFPDVGASWFLRQLPGAWGRYLALTGASIDGATARALGLATHYLDAPPVADLVDRLQAAPAAVALDALAQVPPPSIARDEWIETHFAHGSPAEILSSLETATDERSTQAAQSLRAASPFSVALTWELLCSSPPASLEAAFAREGELARQAIRHPDYAEGVRARLVDKDFNPRWAPPS
- the ribA gene encoding GTP cyclohydrolase II; protein product: MEAISGNAARDNLLPLTVERVAEANLPTEFGLFRIIGYRSLTSDEEFVVLLKGVPNPQVPTLVRIHSQCLTGDVFHSIKCDCGPQLQRAMEKIAATGLGVIVYQHQEGRGIGILNKIRAYALQDQGADTIEANVRLGFDVDARDYTQCVEILQELGLKKIRLMSNNPLKLEALQNAGLEVVERVPIELAPRAPSVGYLRTKKEKMGHLLSVV
- the mdh gene encoding malate dehydrogenase, producing MGRKKITVVGAGNVGATVAELLVLKELGDVVLVDIVEGLPQGKGLDLNEMAPVERYDALVTGVNDYDATQASDVVVITSGAPRKPGMSRDDLVEINQKIVSSVTEQVAPRSPNAILVIVANPLDAMCTVAHRVSGFPRERVVGMAGVLDSARMRYFLADALKVSVENITAFVLGGHGDTMVPLPRYSTCAGIPIPELLPAETIAAIVERTRNGGAEIVKLLGTSAWYAPAAATVEMVEAILKDKKKILPCAALLQGEYGLEGLFIGVPVKLGAGGVEQIIEIKLTEDESAALKKSAAAVQELVNLLK
- a CDS encoding VWA domain-containing protein, with the translated sequence MSKHSSPYSSARRRWLQTWLGACMGSLVAPRLLAQNPKSGEDDVLRLTTELVLVNVTVMDGQGNYVRGLRQEDFRIFQDGVAQRIEHFSAENAPFCAAIMIDASDSMRTKLRAARAAAAHFQSLIRADDAVAVYTFGNEVERVQDFSSARMVNPRLWELRARGRTRLYDGLRVVIEALDARPEQRRAIVLISDGADTASDTHPPAVIHEAAQADVLVYAIDLHDPQFPSRSPAEVRHAAWLAELATTTGGRYIRSPGGTHLETHFGAIVEELRAQYTIGFYPPQGYDGLTHEIRVLVRRPNVTWRARKSYT